The sequence TTTGGTCTTCCTTAGTTGTCTCAATCATCTTCGAGGTTTTCAAGTTCCAAATGTCACACATAGAGTCACCTATAGAAACTTTTCAATGAAGTGTTTTAGTCAATTTATGAATCATTTGTAGTTGTTTATGAACCATCTGGGAGTTTCACTAAAACATGATTGATGTTTCTATAAGTTGAAAAATTTGTTGGTGTAAGTGACATGGTCAATGACACCAGTGTCAACAATCCATGATTTAGAGAAAAAAACTTTTAATTAAAAACGAATAACCTATATGAGAACTCATAGTCAAAACATATACATTTATACCTAGATTGTTTTGGGAGCTTATGTTTGAGTTGGATCTTGGATGTGGCACCTTGATACCATGAATTCTCCTATTGTAGAAGGTTCATTAAAAAATACCTTTGTTTAGAGAGAACATTGACTTGGAGCCATTGTGCCTTATAAGTTGATGAGTTGAGATTGGATTGCTGAGTTCATCACTTTTCTCCTCAGTAGTAACATTATTGATTGTGGTGGCTTTCGGTTGTTGCCTCATATTTGGGAGAAATCTATTATTATAATAGGagcaaatttttaaatatttcctTCAAAAACCACCACTAACTCTGCCTCAAGAACCTTTTTCATTGCCATCTCTTTCACGAAAGGTTTTTTTTGAGCCAGAATCTTTATTCATATTGTTATCAgggaaaaagtatattttggtCTTTTACGGACCAACACTCCTTATAAATTACGGCCATTGAAAATTTAAACTAATGGctaaaatttaaactttttattaaatatataataatcatatttatatttaaatattataaaatataatctcgtttttgtccatttttatttttgttctgatGTCTTctatcattttaaaatttttcttcctTCATCATCTCTTCTACTACCTTTCACCCTTCCTCAACTGCTAATCACCACTTTCTGTTCTCTCTATCTTTTTTCCATCCATCTATTGCTTGTGTCCAAAGTCCTCAACCTTTTAAAGCATAATGCTTCCAACCCCAAACTTTGTCTTCTCCTTGGCTTTGGCCTCACCACAGTCATTCTTCTTTTCAACAAAACTCACTATACAAGCTAGAGCAGAGGTTTTCCATATGCTCTTCCAACAGAGAGATCTTCTATGCCTTTCTATCTGCTTCATTGAGTTGCAttgaattaagaaaaagattcaaTGGATGAAGCAGAATACAAGAGCCAAAATTTACAATTCCAAATGCTTAATTACAAATACAAGTGATAgagttggtgcacgaatccccacacttcgtacaactgaactagcaagtgcactgggtcgtccaagtaatacctgagcaagtcagggtcgatcccacgaggattgtggtttgaagcaagctatggttatcttgtagatcttagtcaggtgaatagAAGAATTGGTTTGATTATTTGATTgcataaaaggaataaagaaAAGGATATAAAATACATTGTGAATTCGAATGTAACCAGTGATAAGAAATTGGTTAAGGTTTGGAGATGAtttatccttctggattaactctggtattactgtcttcttcaattgtgaatgatttcttctatggcaagctgtatgtgattgacgctggtttgagcagccgccaatactcctctagatctgaaccccagggttaatgcggatccattctgattgagggtgaagctcttgcagttcattctctttggtgatcctactcaaaacaccacagacaaggtccaatcttccgaatcagaggatgctgcgccttggttctagcctctaccacagagaccctaatctctccATACCTcgactgaactggtgtctcgagaagtccccaacgaattCATGGATTAgttgtctaagagatgtataataaagctggcggttcaatgctttccacttaagtattcacacgaacccaagaagaacacgggtggttgtcaggcacgcagtcttagtatgaagaacgaagatgattgtcatgggtcatcccattcatcatgttgaagaacgaaaatacatcttaggattgaatcaaacacggattgaagagaaacagtaatacttttattaatccataaaactcagcatggctcctcccctcaacctaagaggtttagaaactcatactgataggaaaCACAAAGAGAAACAAAAATATGGCATAAAGTTTTCTAcgattatgtaaaatatcccttaaatactaaactgatgactaagaattacataagaagggtaaaacagtctttttagtgctaaaatccacttctggggcccacttggtgagtgtttggactgagctttgatgagatccatgtgctatgaggcctctagagtgttgaacgctggctaaggggtcctctttgggcatttggaCGTTGGTCTCCTCTTTTAGGCGTTGGACGCCTAGAATAGGGCAAAAGGCTGGCGTTGGATGCTAGTTTTgcgccttcaattctgaagcaaagtatggactattatatattgttgaaaagttCTGGAAGTCAACTTTCCATATCCATTGAGAACGCTctgtttggacttctgtagctccagaaaagctctttcgagtgcaaggaggtcagatccggacagcatctgcagtgctttctctgtctctgaatcagacttttgctccaactccttaatttcagcgagaaaatacctaaaattgcacaaaaacacacaaactcaaagtagaatctaaaaatatgaattttacactaaaacctatgaaaatttaataaaacttgaacaaaacatgctaaaaactatatgaaaatgatgtcaaaaagcgtataaaatatccgcccaTCAAGAGTGCCATGAAAAACTGTCATATTTTAAAATAGTTCGCTAAAAAATTTATAGTGTCAGAACTTTCACCACCCATTCTTTCATAATTAGTAATAATAATATGAAAAGGGAAAAATTAGTAAAAATATTATAACGTTGGTTGCATAGCATTAAGTAATGTGATGGTTGCTATCGTTTTAGAGAAAGATAAAGGTGTAGTAAATGGTATGATAGTTGTTATggttataaagaaaaataagaagaagaagatgagggtatgtatataatttatttatattattttttacttatttttatttGGACCATCAAGGTCCCCAATATACCTTTTCCCACCTAAGATAAAATCCTGTATTAAAATTGGAAGAAGTGAACAGAATTTGTGTTTCTTGAGTCGGAGCATTAATCAGTCTTAATTGCCTCTCTTGTTGAGTCAAGAGAGAAAAAGCTTCATTCACTTTAGTTACAAATAAAGACATAGAGAATATTTAATTTGCGAATAGTATACCATGGTAAAGAGTATATGTGGCAAATATTTGAGAAATAATACAAATTTTGAGAAGAAAATTTTAGGGTGTCTTTAGGTTTAGGATCGAAGGTTCTTAATAGCCTACAAAATGGGGGTTAAATCTAGGATCACTTTTTATTTCTTTAGAAATTTGATCACCAAGATATATTGAAATGTTGATATTATTGTGTCTGAGTTAGTGATTATGCAGGAGACAAAATTATTTTATCTCATAACGAACAGAATGAAACAGAGCAAAAAAGAGAAGCTTACTGACGAacagatttttgacggtttataatttcacaataaatcctcgttgcaagtatagtatctaaaccaacaaagaatcattTCATgcaaaaaaattgtttgtcacaagtaacaaaccccaataaaaacaataaccgaagtattcaaacctcgggtcgtctctcaaggaattgcagagaggtgtagttattattggttatggaaaagtatctttttggggttttgaataaggaacaagaaaagtaaattgcaagaattaaactaatagttaagaaaggctcttggcaaggtatgagaactagaagtcctatcctagttatccttatcaattgtgatgagaattgtccattgctcctacttagttaacctctaactatgaaggaaagtcaagtggatgaatcaatttgattcctcaagtcctagtcaacttctaaggaaagactagctttagagggatccaaaccaactagcaactttcaattatcaaccaacaaaggagtttgataactcaagagtctccaattactcaaccaaagtcaAGAGGAGAGAaacctactctaaaatccaaccaagcatttttatcaaatacttggtaggcacaacataaaaacatagaaaactagcaaggaatattaaatccaaatgatcaattgcaaacatcaatgactcacaaataatagaagaagcaataaatatgaaatacctcaacttgcattaaatagaaaatcaaatctaacatgaaaattcataaactaaattgggaagaTAAATAAactaacaagagaaatagataaactaaagtgctcgaactaataagagtagaagaaaactaaattaaagcaaaatagaaATCTGAGATTAAGGaaagctaaacctaaaatcctaaaacctagagagaggagagagcctctctctctagaaaactacatctaaaacctaaaatttttgTGAATGaattgttgtatgaatgaatgaatgattcccccattttgcagcctctaatatgtgttttctgagccaaaaactgggccaaaaggagcccagaaattgcccctagcatTTTCTGATGCGTCCAGCACGTGGTtctgtcacgcgtgcgtgtcacctaACAgtatggcaactatggcaaattgtatatcattttgaagccccagatgttagctttccaatgcaactagaaccgtctcatttggatctctgtagctcaagttatggtcgatttagtacgatgaggtcaggcttgatagcttaacaattccttcaatttcttgtattccttccacttttgcatgcttccttttcatcctctaagtcattcctgccctataaaccctgaaatcacttaacatacatatcaaggtatcgaatggtaataagagaggattaaacatagcaaatttaaggccaaagaagcatgttttcaatcatagcacaaaattaggaaggaaaatgtaaaacatgcgaattatatgaataagtgtgagaatagtggataaaatccactcaattaagcacaaaatgtaccacaaaatagtggtgcatcaaatctccccacacttaaaattagCATGTCCtctgctaagctcaagagaagctataaaggagtgaagaggaatggtaaaacttatgaaatgcaacctatctatatgaatgcaactaaatgcaaaaatacttctacctacttggttaaaagtaaacaaattctccaagacaaacataaatcagattccactaattcaaattacacaataagagacaagtaaacttgtaagaagatagctcatgaaagccgggaacacagaatcaagcattgaaccctcactggaagtgtatatgcactctaattgctcaagtgtctagggttaatccactctactcttctctagtcatgctttctaaaattttgttcttcatctaaccaatcaacaaatatttagtgtacaaatgcaaacatcatgaggtcttttcaaggttgtaatggggctaaggtaagggtgaggatatatgtatggccaagtgagctataatatgaatctttaactaacctaagttctcacctaacacacacacactctatataattctaaaatcatgcctagctacccaaaaatcccacttttgtatcacatacctatgtatcaattttttttaattccatcacatatgcattgatcttttattaaacttagcattggggtgattttatcccctattcattcatttttttatcataaataaaaaaagcataatatatcaatgcatatggtttttctgatttcacatgagcaagcacccaaattttcaatatttttcagtaaaaacacaacacattctcatcaacctaagttcccacaattccccacacttagttgacacacaatctctatcttaaactaaccaaagattcaaatgggttaattaattattttttccgcttaaggctagtgatgtggtaatataaagaacaaatgggggttaaaaaggctcaaagtggcaaacaaaggtaaatgaaatggtggcctattttggataagtgagctaataacaaatgatggcctcaatcatatgtatgcatgcaaatacactaaacaatggacatatagaatggaacaaaccatagattgcaatcatagaaatgaaaacacacaagaataaaaatcatggttaaatagtgtaaccatataattaagctcaaaatctcataggttgtgtgttcttagctataaaccatgttccaaattacaatcttcaaacaagtttaacaaaaaaattttaatttaaattagtgaaatgccatAAAAAaggtcttgaaaaagaacttatcactccaatcaagtagtggtagaagaacatgcacaaaatcaaacaaacatgcaatcaaacatgcaaatgcaacaactaatttaacaagaaaaattaaacattggtgttgaaataggaaataactaatccacggaagtcggtatcgacctccccacacttaaagattgcaccgtcctcggtgcatgctaagatgtgcaagtggacgggctgttACAACTGATACTTttttccaaagattgtgcagatggacttgtcggtcgccccattgagaagcttttcctttcccttcttggtggccatcctgaaagaaaagaaaaaagaagaaaagtaatctagaaaaaaagataagaaaacaaataaagtatggatgggttaatgccaaataataagggtctcaactacatggtagctacaacatgcaagtgagaaaacaataaaagcaaatggcatatcaatagtgcaaaaattgcaataaTGGGAAAGAGATAGTAggtaattggtgcacgaaattgtgatgtccaggctcaaacaatccccggcaacgtgagcaacttggtgctctgatctcaatacataattgtcacaacttcgatacaactaaccagcaagtgcactgggtcgtccaagtaataccttacgtgagtaagggtcgaatcccacggagattgttggtatgaagcaagctatggtcaccttgtaaatctcagtcaggcagatataaagtgataatggtgttttcgaatattatataagtctcacagatgtgcagagctttgttgaaactctccaacaccaaacttagagtttggatatgagagttcaacaccaaacttagagtttggttgtggcctcccaacaccaaacttagggtttgactgtgggggctctggttgactctgctttgagagaagcttttcaagcttcctctccatggttgcagagggagatccttgagttttgaatacaagggagttctcattccattgaaggactatttcacctctgtcaacatcaatcacagctcttgctgtggccaggaaaggtcttcctaggatgatggatttatcctcttcctttccagtatccaggactatgaaatcagtaggtatgtaaaggccctcaacctttactaatacatcttctacttgtccataagcctgtcttcttgagctgtctgccatctctagtgagattttagcagcttgcaccccatagattcccagtttctctattacagagaggggccactacaagaaaaatacccattcaagtacacttgaaaagtgtagccaaaaccaaaaaaaaatgatgccttaggaaaaggctacgctttttaggcTTCGGAGACACTTTTGTAGGCGATGCTTATACTagtgttgcctattctcaaaggctacgcttttctgtagCAAAGGCTACTTAATCATGTTTCGCAATCCATGAAGGTCAGCCTCTTGGTGCTGCTGTTTGGCCTTCATGTCTCCAAGTTCAGCCTTCAAAGATGTGACTTCCTCCTGGTGTTGTTGCTTGAGTTCAGAAATTTCTGCATGCTTTTTTAAGTCACGTCGTGTAATAGATCTTCCATAGCACCTAACCCGACCTGGTTGTTCTTTTCCAAATAAAGACTCAAAAGCTTCCTCATCTGTTTCACCAGCAGCTTGCCGGTTTTGGAATTCATCCTAATTAAAAGAAACATTTGACATAGAATTAGTTACCGTATCCTAAATTTGATTTATAATCATTAGTAATTCAATGAATTCTCATACAATTGCATCTTGTGTTTCCTGATCAACTTCCTTCCTTTTCCGACTTGTTCGAGTAGCAAGGAACATTTCAAACCTTTTTGGTTCCTCATTTGTTTCCTTTGTCGAGCGCTATAAAATAAAGCCTTAAATAAGTAAGTCTATAACAACATAACTAAAATTAACTAAACAAATCCCAGCACAAATATGAAATAAGTATACCAGAGCCACTCGTACTCTTCCGAAATTGATTGGCCCCATGCGATGTGGAAACTTTTGCTGTTctttatgtttcttatttttttctcttattgACTATAATTGAATAAAAGGTTAGCATATAGAAACAGAGaacaatataattaaattttgctTCGGCAAACAAAATTACAGCAACCAGAATAGTAGCAGGTATAATTGCACAGAATAGAATTGCAGAAAACAAAATTGCACAAAACAGAACTATAGAAAATAGAATTGCAGCAACTTAAATTACAGCAAACAAAGTAGCCAAAAATAGAAATGTAAATACAGAAATTCAGAATGGAACTGGCAGCAATATAtcctaaaaaaatttaattcagtTCAAGAACCTACATCAGAATGGATATGTGTTTGTACAGCATAAGAGAGGACAGATTCCAACATTATCAattaaaatttcattattttgcttATGTCTTAACAAACAATAATATATTTGCAATTAAAGTACCAACTATTTTACCTGGATTGTAGGATGACTCCAATAATTTCTTCACTCCTTTGGTTGCACTCAACTCTTTTTGACTTTCGACTACATCCAACCTTGGCATAGTTTCCTCCTTGTCATTACGTGCTGCACCTTGCATCACATATTACTTGCGTTCATTTACAATCCTTTGTCTCTTGGCCTCAAATTGTCGAAGCAGATTCTTACTTGATGTTGCTTTAAGATCAATAAATTCTTTATTCCTACACAAATAAATTAGTTAACTCGAGTTAATATAATCAATAAAGTGACACATCCTATAAGAAACACtaacaaaatgagaaattaaaacaaaaatatgacTTACAAATAAAAAGGTGAAGAAAACTTAGTTATACATATGTACATATTAAGCAATAAATTGCTTAGGCTGACCCATCAGAATCAGAATCTCCAATGAAATCTGCCTCATATTCTTGGGCAGAAGTCACTTGGGGAACCGTTTCAATAACTGTAAGTCGTAGATCATTCCTCTCCAGAATAAGTTCACCATCATCAGCTGGTATGGCAGGACTTGTTATATGCTCGTGTTGTTCACTATAGAAGGTTTGACTGGCCTCAGACTCAGATTCGTCATTTGTTTTAAATAAGTCTCTTGGGATAGTTTTCATAATATAATGTTAAAAAAACTAGGGGGAAAGATCCTCTCAAGGTGGCATAATGTTTCCACAATCTCTAACTCCAGTTGATCTATCTCTTCCAGTGTGATTAACTTTTTACATAAGCGATGAAAAAAGGAACTTAGTCGAATCAACGGAATGGCCACGTGATCAGGAAGGATGCTTTTAATCGGTATTGGTAGTAAGTAGTGTAGCAAAAAATGAGCATCGTGGGTCTTATACCCATAAATTTTTCTTTCTGCTAGATGTACACACCGTGATATATTCGAAGCACTACCATCAGGTAGCTTTGTTGTCTTCAAAACACCACAAAAAATTGACTTCTCTGCAACAGTCATAGAAAAGCATGCCTTTGCCAACTTTGTTCTCTTGCCATTATTCACCTCCTTTGGTTGAAGATTTTTCCAGATCCCCAAATCTTTTAAGTCATATCGAGCATTCAGATGATCCTTTGTCTTGCCTGGGATATCCAAAAGAGTTCCAATTATACTGTCAAGTATgttcttctctatgtgcatgacaTCTAAGTTGTGACGCAGCAGGTTCTTGTGCCAGTAAGGCAATTCAAAGAAAATTGATCTTTTTTTCCAATTCCATGGGAAACTATTTGATGTACTTTGCTTCTTCCCGAAAACATTCTCAACATTTTGTAGCATCTCAAAAATTTCTGTTCCTTCTATAACAGGTGGAGGGGGTCTTAATTCTTGCTTCCCATTAAAAGACCTTGTATTGGTTCTCCATAGATGATCCATGGGTAAAAAGACACGATGGTCCATATAAACTGTCTTCCGACTATGTTTTAGTTGTAGAGAAGAGGTATTTTTGNNNNNNNNNNNNNNNNNNNNNNNNNNNNNNNNNNNNNNNNNNNNNNNNNNNNNNNNNNNNNNNNNNNNNNTTTTTGGAGAAAAATTTATAAGGGGTCGCAAAGTGAAGATAACAAGAGTAGAGGAGGAAGGGTGTTATGAAATATAAGGGGCATGGGCTATGAGACGGACTTCATAGCCTTGTAGTTAGGTTAGGAAATAGTTCCTAATCTTTAGAAGTAATTCTCTAAACATTTTACTAGAAACTCGCTGAAGCAAAACAAATTAAGGAAAACAAAGAATTTATAGTacataaataataagttaaattgcAACTTCATAACTAATAAAGCAATCAAAGTGGAGCTACACATGAATTAATAGCATAAtaataaagtgaaaaaaaaaagtatgcatTGTACCTTGCCATGACACGATCAATGTTTTGACAAAATCCACTTGAGAGCTTTAACCAAAAACTTCAATCTGTTTGTTACCAAGTAAAATTCTAAGAGATTAGACTATGATATTATTTACTcttgatttatttttataaattctaaactgatataattaaaatgtaagggggaaaaaaataaaaaaactcaatTCAGGTCGGTAacttatttagaaaataaaagcaatctGATAACAGCCCaaaattcaaatccaaagcatGAGTAACTGAGTAACTAATAATAAAAGGAAGCAATCTTGCTTCTCAAAACTCAATTCAGGTCAGTAGAAGTGAGACGATTTAATGGTAAGTCATGAGCTAATCAAAATATTATCCTGGTAACTGGTAAGCCATGAACTTGGCAGCCATTCATGCAAACCACATGGGTCATCCATGCAGCAGCAGACAATGAAATACATTTAGAGAATAGTGAAAAGAATCAGGATGCTTTAACGTAAATCTTTTCACATGGACCAGTTTGACTATTAAACGACTtataattaagaataaaaatattatcaTAAATCTCAATAAGTCACGAATTTGAAGTTGTTGCGGAGCAGATCCTGTGATATAATATAACCTTGGAAGTtttaactttaaaa is a genomic window of Arachis ipaensis cultivar K30076 chromosome B06, Araip1.1, whole genome shotgun sequence containing:
- the LOC107647157 gene encoding uncharacterized protein LOC107647157, translating into MFLATRTSRKRKEVDQETQDAIDEFQNRQAAGETDEEAFESLFGKEQPGRVRCYGRSITRRDLKKHAEISELKQQHQEEVTSLKAELGDMKAKQQHQEADLHGLRNMIK